Proteins co-encoded in one Nocardioides sp. genomic window:
- a CDS encoding LacI family DNA-binding transcriptional regulator, with the protein MSPPKRRTTLADVAREAGVSVTTASYILNGRAAEMRIRPPTQERVESVAQALAYRPNRSARSLRTRETRTIGLVSDHIASGSFASRMLSGAGTAARELEHLMVIGESEGYSAAETALLQEMVDREVDGIVFARLVTAIVQVPTLLRQQRAILLNSVDREGRLPCVVPDEVEAGRVAARLLAASPRTGPIVIVGRDPNPIATAGLDRTRGACEVLVAEGREVPEIIDCDWTVADARGAVARWLGAGGRATGYLCLNDRIAMGTYQTLWDFGLAPPHDCDVVSFDASDLAQWLRPSLTSVAVPYAAMGAEAVRLLLAETDLAPGEIRKVAATVAFGDSIAT; encoded by the coding sequence ATGTCACCGCCGAAACGACGCACCACCTTGGCCGATGTCGCTCGTGAGGCTGGCGTCTCCGTCACGACCGCGTCCTACATTCTCAACGGCCGAGCAGCCGAGATGCGGATCCGGCCACCGACTCAGGAGCGGGTCGAGAGTGTTGCCCAGGCCCTGGCCTACCGCCCCAACAGGTCCGCGCGATCCCTGCGTACGCGAGAGACGCGGACGATCGGCCTGGTGTCGGACCACATCGCCAGCGGCTCTTTCGCCAGCCGAATGCTCTCGGGAGCTGGGACTGCCGCTCGAGAACTTGAGCACCTCATGGTCATCGGGGAGAGTGAGGGCTATTCGGCGGCCGAGACCGCGTTGTTGCAAGAGATGGTCGACCGTGAGGTCGACGGGATCGTCTTCGCCCGTCTCGTCACCGCGATCGTGCAGGTGCCGACCCTGCTGCGTCAGCAGCGCGCGATCCTGCTCAACAGTGTCGACCGCGAGGGCAGGTTGCCGTGCGTGGTGCCCGACGAGGTCGAGGCCGGGCGGGTGGCGGCAAGGCTCCTCGCCGCGAGTCCTCGCACCGGACCGATCGTGATCGTGGGCCGTGACCCGAACCCGATCGCGACCGCCGGCCTCGACCGTACGCGTGGGGCCTGTGAGGTGCTGGTCGCCGAGGGCCGAGAGGTGCCGGAGATCATCGACTGTGACTGGACGGTCGCCGACGCCCGCGGTGCGGTCGCACGCTGGCTGGGCGCCGGCGGGCGCGCAACGGGCTATCTGTGCCTCAACGATCGGATCGCGATGGGCACGTACCAGACGCTGTGGGATTTCGGGCTCGCGCCGCCGCACGACTGCGACGTTGTCTCGTTCGACGCCTCCGACCTCGCCCAATGGCTGCGGCCGTCGTTGACCTCGGTGGCCGTACCGTATGCGGCCATGGGAGCCGAGGCGGTGCGCTTGCTGCTCGCCGAGACCGACCTGGCGCCGGGGGAGATCCGGAAGGTGGCGGCGACGGTCGCCTTCGGTGATTCGATCGCGACCTGA